Genomic DNA from Nonomuraea rubra:
CGGCGGCGCTCGCGGAGCGTCTCCTCGCGGAGCATGCGGCTGGTCTCCACGGGCCACTTGCGGTTGACGGCGATGATGCCTTCGACGTACCGGTGCAGCGCGACCGCGACCGGCGCCTCGTGCAACCTGGCGGCCTCGACGGCCTCCTCGACCGCGTCGTAGCGGGCTCCGTAGACCGCGGCCATGAGGTCCTCGCGGGAGGCGAAGCGGCGGTAGACCGTGCGGCGGTCCACGCCCGCCGCTGCCGCGATGGCGGAGATGGTCGCCGACGGGTCGTCGGCGAGCATGCGGGCGCCCGTGCTCAGGAGGCGTTCCAGGTTGCGCATCGCGTCTGCTCTCACCTGCCCAAAGATACTCCGCTCCAGGACAGGTGCCACTCAGCTGAGAAGGTAACCGCTGTAACCGCGGCTCCGATGAGGTGCTTACGGTGGCAGTCGAATGACTCAAGATCCCAGCCTCTGCCTGCCGCGAAGGGGACCGCTCCACGCGAGGTTCCGCCTGGCCGCCGCTCCCGGTGTCTCACCGTCATCTGACTGATGTGCCCCGGTCGGCCGCCCGGGACAGTGAGGAATGCCGCACCACCTGAGACACGACACGGAGGACTCATCATGATCGATAGGCGCACCTTCGGCAAGGTCGTCGGCCTGGCGACCGGCGCGACCGTCGCCTCGCTGGCGGGCCTGGAGCAGGCGGCCTCCGCCGCCCGGAAGGCGGCCCCGCCGTCGCCGGCGGTCGCCACCGGCCCGCACCCGTCGTTCGGCTCGCTGAAGCAGGTCAAGGCCGGGCTGCTGAACATCGGTTACGCCGAGGCGGGCCCGGCCCGGGGGCCGGTGGTGATCTGCCTGCACGGCTGGCCGTACGACATCCACAGCTTCGTGGACGTCGCGCCGCAACTGGCGGCGCGGGGTTACCGGGTGATCGTGCCCTACCTGCGCGGTCACGGCACGACGAGGTTCCTGTCCGCGAAGACGTTCCGCAACGCCCAGCAGTCGGCGATCGCCCTCGACATCCTCGCGCTGATGGACGCGCTCAGGATCGACCAGGCCGTGCTCGCCGGCTTCGACTGGGGGTCGAGGACCGCCGACATCATCGCGGCCCTCTGGCCGGAGCGCTGCAAGGCCCTGGTGTCGGTGAGCGGCTACCTCATCACGAACCTCGAGGCCAACCTCGCCCCGCTGCCGCCGAAGGCCGAGTACGCCTGGTGGTACCAGTACTACTTCGCCACCGACCGGGGCCGGCAGGCCATGGAGGACAGGGACAAGCGCAACGGCCTGGCCCGGCTCGTCTGGGACACCGTCTCGCCGACCTGGGACTTCGACGACGCCACCTTCGAGCGCACGGCCGCGGCCTTCGACAACCCCGACTACGCCGCCATCGTGCTCCACAACTACCGCTGGCGGCTGAGCCTGGCCGCGGGCGAGCGCCGTTACGACGCCGTCGAGCGGCGGCTCCAGGCGCGGCCGCACATCAAGGTGCCGACGATCACCCTGGACGCCGAGCTCGACCCCTTCACCGCCGCGCCGGGTGACGGCTCGGCCTACCGGGAGATGTTCACCGGCGCCTACGAGCACCGCACGCTCAAGGGCATCGGGCACAACCTGCCGCAGGAGGCGCCCACGGCGTTCGCCCAGGCCGTCGTCGACGCGGACCGCCTCTGAGCCCGCCTCCGCCTTCGGCCACCCCCACGTGGTCGCCGGCGTGGCGCCGGTCAGGACGGCGCCTCCCAGACGGGGCGGATCTCGAGGCCCGCGCCCAGCGGGCAGTGACGCGCGATCTCCTCGGCCTCCTCCAGGTCCGCGCACTCGACGAGGTAGTAGCCCGCCAGATCCTGGCTCAGCGCCACGAACGGCCCGGGGGCCGAGACCGGCCCCCGGTCCGAGGGACGCAGCGACCTGGCCTCCGTGGCGGGCTTCAGTGCCTCCCCCGTGAACGCGATGCCGCGTTCCCGCAGGTATTGGGCGAACGCCGCGTGCTCGGCCAGCGCCGCCCCCATCTCTTCCTCCGAGACCGACTCCCAGTAGTTCTCCGGATCGAAGAGCAGCAGTGCGAACTTCATCGTGAACCTCCTCAGTCCTGACGACGAACGAGCATGCCCGAAATGGACAGGCGGGCACCTGTCCATGACCGGATCAGGCGAACCGTAGCGCCCCGGTGCATAATTGGGATGAGCCGAATTCCCAGGTCTGGCTCACTTTGACCTGCACGGGGTGGTGAATGTGAGCGGCGCTCCCCGGCTCGGCCTGCGCGGCAGGCGCAGCGAGTGCCAGGCGCTGGATCGGCTGGTCGCCGAGGCCAGGGAGGGCCGCAGCCAGGTGCTGGTGCTGCGCGGCGAGGCGGGGGTCGGAAAGTCCGCGCTGGTGGACTACCTGATGGCGAACGCCACAGGGTGCCAGACCCTGCGGGCGGCCGGCGTCGAGTCCGAGATGGAGCTGGCGTTCGCCGGGCTGCACCAGTTGTGCCTGCCGATGATCGGGAAGCTCGATCGGCTGCCCGCCCCGCAGCGGGAGGCCCTGGCCGTCGCGTTCGGCCTCAGCGCGGGCAGCGTGCCGGACCGTTTCCTGGTCGGCCTGGCGGTGCTCAGCCTGCTGGCCGAGGTGGCGGAGAAGCAGCCGCTCGTCTGCGTGGTGGACGACGCCCAGTGGCTCGACCAGGTCTCCGCGCAGACGCTGGCCTTCGTCGCGCGCCGGCTGCTCGCCGAGCGGGTGGCGCTGGTGTTCGCGGTGCGCACCTCGACGGCCGGTCCGGGCGGCGACCAGCTGCGGGGGCTGCCGGAGCTGGCGGTCAGGGGCCTGGGCTACGACGACGCTCGCGCGCTGCTGGACTCGGTGGTGCCCGGGCGGCTGGACGAGCGGGTCAGGGACCGGATCGTCGCCGAGACCCGCGGCAACCCGCTGGCGCTGCTGGAGCTGCCCCGGGGGCTGACGGTGGCCGAGCTGGCCGGCGGGTTCGGGCGGCCTGACGCGCGACCTCTGGCGAACAAGATCGAGCAGAGTTTCGTGCGCCGGATCGAGGAGCTTCCGGGCGCGACGCAACGGCTGCTGCTGGTGGCGGCCGCCGAGCCGGTGGGGGACGTCTCGCTGCTGCGACGGGTGGCCGGGCGGCTCGGGATCAGCGCGGACGCCGCGGCGGCGGCCGAGAGTGCTGGGCTGATCGAGTTCGGCACGCGGGCGCGATTCCGCCATCCGCTGGTGCGCTCGGCGGCGTACCGGGCGGCGGACCCCGAGGAACGCCAGGACGTGCACCGTGCGCTGGCCGAGGCGACCGACCCGGACTCCGACCCGGACCGCCGCGCCTGGCATCGCGCCCACGCGGCGGTCGAGCCCGACGAGGCCGTGGCCGGCGAGCTGGAGCGCTCAGCCGGCCGGGCCCAGGCGCGCGGCGGCCTGGCGGCGGCGGCCGCGTTCCTGAAGCGCGCGACCGAGCTGACGCCCGATCCCGCCAGGCGCGGAGCGCGGGCGGTGGCCGCCGCGCAGGCCACCTTCGAGGCCGGGGCTCCGGACGTGGCGCTCGAGCTGCTGTCCGCCGCGGAGATGAGCCCGCTGGGCGAGCTCCATCGCGGGCGGCTGATCCGGCTCCGCGCCCAGATCGTCTTCGCCCGCAGGCGCAGCGGTGACGCGGCGCCGTTGCTGCTCGACGCGGCCGGACGGCTGGAACGGACCGACGAGGGGCAGGCGCGCGAGGCCTACCTGGAAGCGATCGGCTCGGCGGTGTTCGCCGGCCGCCTCGGTGAGCCGGGCCTGCTGCGGCGGGTGGCCGAGGCCGCCCGCACCGCGCCGCGCGGCCCGCGGCCGCCGCGGCTCGCGGACGCGCTGCTCGACGGCCTGGCGACCCGGTTCGCCGACGGTTACGTCGCGGGGGCGCCGCTGCTGAGGCGCGCGTTGCGGGCGTTCCGGCAGGACGCGGGACGCCGCGGGGACGACATCATGCGCTGGCTCTGGCTGGCCTGGCCCGCCGCCGGCGACATGTACGACGACGAGACCTGGCACGAGCTGGCCGCGCACGCGGTCCGTACGGCCCGCGAGGCCGGCGCGCTATACTTCCTGCCCCTGGCCCTGACCTACCGCGCCGCCGTGCACGTGCACGCCGGCGAGTTCGGCGCGGCCTCCACCTTGATCGAGGAGTCCGACGCGCTGCTGAGGGTGACCGGCAACTCGCACCTCGGTTACGCCTCGCTGCTGCTGCACGCCTGGCGCGGCGCGAACGCCGAGGTGGTGGGCGTGGTCGACGCCGGCGCCGAGTGGGCGAGCACCTGGAAAGAGGGCCGGGCGATCGGCGTGCGCCCCTACCTGAACGCCGTCGTGTACAACGGTCTCGGCCGCTTCCACGACGCCCTGGCCGGCGCGGAGGAGGCGTACGCGTTCGACGACCTGGGGGTGTTCGGGTTCTCCCTCGTCGAGCTGGTCGAGGCCGGAGCCCGCGCCGGAGCCCAGGAGGCGGCGGCGACCGCGCTGCGGCAGCTCGAGGAGCGGACCCTCGCCAGCGGCACCGAGTGGGCGCTCGGCCTGCTGGCCAGGTCGAGGGCGCTGCTGTCCGGCGGCGCGACCGCCGACCGCCTGTACCGGGAGGCCATCGAGCACCTCCGGCGCAGCCGGGTCGCCGTACACCTCGCCCGCACCCACCTGGTGTACGGGGAGTGGCTTCGCCACGAGAACCGGCCCGCCGAAGCGCGCGAGCACCTGCAGACCGCCTACGAGCTGTTGAACGGTTTCGGCGCCAGGGCCTTCGCCGACCGTGCCCGCCGCGAGCTCCTGGCCCTCGGCGAGCCGGTACGCCGTCAGGCGGCCGAGGAGCAGCACGTCCTCACGGCGCAGGAGGCGCAGATCGCCCGGCTGGCCGCCGGCGGGAAGACGAACTCCGAGATCGGCGCCGAGCTGTTCATCAGCCCGCGTACCGTCGAGTGGCACCTGCGCAAGGTGTTCACCAAGCTCGACGTGGACTCGCGCAGCAAGCTGCGCGGGATGCTGACCGGCTCCTGACGCGGGCTCCGGGCCTACGCGCTCATGACGCGGGCTCCGGGCCTACGCGCTCATGACGCGTCGCATGTCGGCGATGGCGCGCAGCGTCCCGCGCACGGTGCCGGTCACCTTGGAACGTCCCGTCCTGGGCAGGTAGTCCACCTCGACCTCGGCGATCCGCCACCCGGCCGCGGCGGCACGCAGCACCATCTCCAGCGGGTAGCCGAAGCGGCGGTCGGTCAGCTCCAGCGCCAGCAGCGCCGAACGCCTGGCGGCCCGCATGGGGCCGAGATCGTGCAGCGGCGCCCCCGTACGGCGGCGCAGGTTCGCGGCGAGGACGGCGTTGCCCAGCCGGGCGTGCGGCGGCCAGGCGCCCGCGGCCTTCGGGACGCGCCGGCCGAGCACGAGGTCACCGCGCCCGCCGAGCACCGGCGCGGCCACCCGGGGCAGCTGGGCAGGGTCGAGCGAGGCGTCGGCGTCCATGAAGCAGACCAGCTCGGCCGAGGAGGCCAGCAGCCCGGCGTGGCAGGCGGCGCCGAACCCGCGCCTCGGCTCGTGGACCACCTCGGCCCCGTGATCGCGGGCGACCTGCGCGGAACGGTCGGTGGAGCCGTTGTCGGCCACGATGGGGCGGTAGCCGTCGGGCATGCGGCCGAGCACCCAGCCGAGCGCGGCCTCCTCGTTCAGGCACGGCAGGATCACGTCGATCGTCATGACCCGGCGAACTCCCTCATGCCCGCCTCGAAGCCGACCTCGGCGCGGAACCCCAGCTCGGCCGCCGCCCGTCCGGGCGAGGCGACGATGTGCCGGACGTCGCCCAGCCGGTACTCGCGCGTGACCAGGGGGCTGGGCCCGCCCCGCTCCGCGGCCAGCGCGCGGGCCATCTCTCCCACGGTGCGGGGAGTGCCGGAGGCGATGTTCCAGGCCCGCAGCTCGCCCGGCCGGACCGGTGCGGCCAGGGCGGCAAGGTTCGCCCTGGCCACGTCGCGCACGTGGACGAAGTCGCGGAGCTGGCGGCCGTCCTCGAACACCTTCGGCGCCCTGCCTGCCGCCAGCTCGGAGCGGAAGATCGCGGCCACGCCCGCGTAGGGGGTGTCGCGGGGCATGCGCGGGCCGTACACGTTGTGGTAGCGCAGCGCCGCCACCCTCCCGCCGGTCTCCCTGGCCCAGTTGGCGGCCAGGTGCTCCTGCGCGAGCTTGCTCGTGGCGTAGGCGTTGCGTGGGTCGGTGGGGGCGTCCTCCTCGATCTCCGCGCAGCGCAGGGGCTCGCCGCACCGCGGGCACGCGGGGTCGAACCGGCCCCGCTCCAGGTCGTGCACGGCCCGGGGACCCGGCCTGACCTGGCCATGAATGGCGCAGGCGTAGCGGCCCTCGCCGTAGACGACCATCGAGGAGGCCAGGACCAGGCGTTCGATCCCGTGCCTTGCCATGGCGGCGAGGAGGACGGCGGTACCGTACACGTTGACCGAGGCGTAGTCGGGCAGGTCGGCGACGTCCACCCCGAGACCCACCTTGGCGGCCTGGTGCACGACGGCGCCGACGCCCGGCAGCAGCGTGTCCAGGAGGGCGGCGTCGCGCACGTCCCCGCAGTGCCGCTCCAGGCCGGTCTCGCGCGCGTCGGCGCTGTGGCGCAGGTCCAGGCCCGCGTCGCGCATGTCCGCACCGTGCCGCGGGTCCAAGCTCGCGTCACGCACGTCGGCGCTGTGCCGTAGGTCCAGGCCGATGACGTCGAGGCCCGCGGCGCGCAGGGTCTCGGTCACGTGCCCGCCGATGAAACCGGCCGAGCCGGTGACCATCACTCTCACGCCGCCGACGGTAACCCTCCGCCCGGGGCGGTCTGAAGCGACGTAAGCGGTCCGTAAGGGTTGTTACGGACCTCGAACGGCGGTGGCCGCGGCGGTCCCGGCCGGGCTCCGGCGTGCGAGGCTGCCGCCTGTGAGCCGGTACCAGCTCGCCGTCGGCGGGATTCTCGCGGCCCTGGCAGCCGTCCTGGTCAGGACGGTGACCGAGCCCTCCGGGCTGGGCTGGTACCTGACGGCGTGGGCGCTGTTCGCGTCCGCCGTTTGGGTGGCGCGGCGGGTTCCCGAGCGCCGGCTCGGCCCGCTGGTCGTGGCCGGCGGGATCGTGCTGGCCGCGACCGGGCTGGCGGCGCCGCCGAGCAACAGCACCGACTCCTTCAGGTACGCCTGGGACGGCCGGGTGCAGGCCGCGGGCGTCTCCCCCTACGATCACCCGCCGTCCGCCCTGGAGCTCGCGGGGCTGCGCGACGGCTGGCTCTTCCCCGCCGATTGCGCCGCCCGCTATCCCCTGCCGGACGGCGGCTGCACGCGGATCAACCGCCCCACGGAGCCGACCATCTACCCGCCGGCGGCGCAGGGCTACTTCCTGCTGGTGCACTGGCTGTCGCCGGAGGGTTCGCGGCACAAGGCCCTGCAGGTGGGCGGCTGGGTGATGGCCGTGCTGGCGCTGGCGGCGCTGTGCCGGGTGGCGGGGGCCCGGCGGGCGGCGTACTGGGCGTGGTGCCCGGCGGTGCCGGTGGAGGCCGTGAACAACGCGCACGTGGACATGCTGGGCGTGCTGCTGGTGGTGCTGGCCTTCTGCGCCGTCGGCGCCGGCCGGGCCCGGGGGGCGCTGCTCGGCGCCGCCATCGCGGCCAAGCTGCTGCCGGCGACAGCGCTGCCCGGCGCCCTGTCCGGCGCACTGTCCGGCGCCCTGTCCGGAGGGCTCACGGGCCGACACACGGGCGGGCCGATGGGCCGACCCGCCGGGCGGCTCACGGGTGGCGGGGTGTGGCGGCGCGTGGCCGTCACCGTGGTGCCCGCCGCGCTCGTGGTGGGGCTGTCCTACCTGCCGTACGTCCTGGCCTCGGGCGGCTCCGTGCTGGGCTACCTGCCGGGATACCTCCAGGAGGAGCGCTACGACGGGGGTGGCGGCCGGTACGCGGTCCTGCGGCTGGTGCTGCCGGACTCGTGGGCCCCGTACGCGGCGGTCGCGGCCCTCGGCCTGATCGCCCTGTTCGTCCTGCGGTACGGCGATCCCGACCGGCCCTGGCGCGGCGCGCTGCTGGTCAGCGGCTCGCTCCTGCTGCTGTTCACCCCCGGCTACTCCTGGTACGCGCTGCTGGTCGTCGCGCTGGTCGCCATGGACGGCCGGTGGGAGTGGCTGGGCGTGGCCCTGGCAGGCGCCGTCGCCTACGCCGCCGGCCCCGGCTCGCAGTTCTACGCGGCCGCCGCCCTGGCCGTACTGATCGGCTGGGCCGCACGCCTGCGCCACCGTGCTGATGGCCGGGCCGCGCGCCCGAGCCACCGTTCTGATGGCCGGGCCGCCTGGCCGCCTTCCGCCCGTATCCCTGTGAGGACTGAGCACACTGAGCGCCCAGATAGTGATCATCGCGAAGGAACCGTTGCCGGGGCGGGTCAAGACGCGGCTGAGCCCGCCGTACAGCCCGGCCGAGGCCGCGGCGCTCGCCGAGGCGGCGCTGCGTGACAGCGTGCGCGCCGTGGCCGCGACGCCTGCGACCCAGCGGGTGCTCGCCCTGGACGGGTTGCCCGGCCGCTGGCTGCCACCGGGGTTCGTGGTGGTGCCGCAGCGCGGGGCGGGCCTGGACGAGCGCCTGGCGGCGGCCTTCGCCGACGCCCACCGTCTGCGCCCTGACCCCGTCGTGCTGATCGGCATGGACACCCCGCAGGTCACGCCCGCCCTGCTCGGCGAGGCGGGGCGGGCGCTGGAGCGGCACGACGCGGTGTACGGCCCGGCGGCCGACGGCGGCTTCTGGCTGCTCGGCCTGCGGCGTCCGGACCCGGCGCTGCTGCTGGGGGTGCCGATGTCGCATCCGGAGACCGGCAAGCACCAGCTCGACCGCCTCGAACGCGCCGGCCTGGACGTGCACCACCTGCCCGAGCTGACGGACGTCGACACCGCCGCCGACGCCGCCGCCGTCGCCGCCGACGCGCCCTCCTCCCACTTCGCCGCCGCACTGCGGGAGCTGGGCCGGTGATCGGCGAGATCTACGCCGACGCGCTCGCCGGGGAGAGCGTCGAGATCGAGTACGTCGACGGCACCCGTGTGCCGCTGGAGGCCGCGCGCTGGTTCGAGCCGATCGACGGCGACGAGGAGTTCCTGAGCCGCTGCGCCAGCCCCACGCTGGACATCGGCTCCGGTCCCGGGCGACTCACGGTGGCTCTGACCAGGCGCGGGCTCCGTTCGCTCGGCATCGACATCACCCCGCGCGCCGTCGCCCTGACCCGCCGCGCCGGCGGGTTCGCCCTGCTCAGGGACGTCTTCGAGGACCTCCCCCACAGCGGCCGCTGGGCCACCGCGCTGCTCGCCGACGGCAACATCGGCATCGGCGGCAACCCGGCGGCGCTGCTGCACCGGGTCAGGCAGCTCCTCCGGCCGGGCGGCGCCGTGCTGGCCGAGGTCGCGCCGCCCGGGACCCGGAGCCGGGTGGACCGGCTCCGGCTACGCCGGGGGCCGGTGGCCGGGCCGTGGTTCGGCTGGGCGACCGTCTCGGCGGACGACATCGGGCGCGTCGCGCTGGCCGGGGGGTTCGCGGCGGCCGGCTGCTGGACGGCACACGACCGCTGGTTCGCACGGCTCTCCTAGGACGGGCCGGCGAGGGCTCGACAGGTTCGGTACGTGCAGGGCCGGAGAGGGCTCGGCAGGGCCCGTACGTGCGGGATCGCCGTGGAATGGCCGAGCGTGTATCGTCGAGAACCATGTTCCGCCCCCTGCGTGCCGGCGAGCCGACCCGACTGGGTGACTATCGCATCATCGCAGGTCTCGGCGAGGGCGGGCAGGGAGTCGTCTACCTGGCAGAGGACGCCTCGGGCGAGCGGGTGGCGATCAAGGTGCTGCACGCCAGGCTGGCGGGTGACACCGAGGCGCGGGAGCGGTTCCTGCGCGAGGTCGACGCGGCCATGCGGGTGGCGGCGTTCTGCACGGCCCGCGTGCTGGACGTGGCGGTCGACGGCGACAGGCCGTACATCGTGTCGGAGTTCATCGACGGGCCGTCGCTGGAGGACTCCGTCCGCGAGCACGGGCCCAGGTCAGGAGGCGCGCTCGACCGCGTCGCGGTCAGCACCGCGACCGCGCTGGCGGCCATCCACCGGGCCGGGGTCGTCCACCGTGACCTCAAGCCGTCGAACGTCCTGCTGGGCTCCGACGGCCCCCGCGTGATCGACTTCGGCATCGCGCGGGCGATCGACATGACCCTCACCGGCGGCTCGGTGGGCACCCCGACGTACATGGCGCCCGAGGTGATCGCCGGCGAGCCGGGGCAGCCCGCGTCCGACGTGTTCAGCTGGGCGGTGACCGTGGGTTTCGCCGCGACCGGGCGCCCGTCGTTCGGCCGGGACACGGTGCCCGCGGTGATGTACCGCATCCTCAACGCCCCGCCGGATCTGGACGGCGTGCCCGAGCCGCTGCGTGCCCTGCTCGCCCGCTGCCTGGCCAAGGCGCCGCAGGAACGTCCGACGGCGGCGGAGGCGCTGCACCTTCTCCTCGGCCACGACCGGACCGCGCCCAGACCCGTCACCGGTCCCTCGGCCGCGGCATCCCCTGGCACGGCGGCCCCACCGGCCGGAACTCCGCCGGCCGGAGCCCCGGTGGCCGGAGCACCACCGACCGGAGCGGCACCCGCGTGGGATCCCACCGCCGTGACGCCGGCCGGGCCCCCGCACGCCGGGCCCTCCTACACCGGGCCCACCTATGCCGGGCCCTCGCATGCCGGACCCGCCGGAACGCCACCGCCGGGACCGCCGCCCACGGGCGAGCAGCCGCCCGGCGGCTCCCGCAAGAGATCCAAGCTCGTGGTGGTCGGCGCGGCGGCCTCCGTGGCGGTGCTCGTGAGCGTGATCGTGGTGGCCCTGCGCTGGGGCGACGGCGGCTCCCCCACGGCGTCCGGCCCCTCGGCCACGCCGGCCACGACGACCGCCACCACGCAATCGGCGACCCCCAGCGTCACCGCCCGCCCGTACGGCAGGAGGGTGGCCCGGGCCACGCTCGGCGGCGAGGTCAACACGGTGGCCGTGAGCACCTACGACGGGCAGCGCGCCGTGCTGGCAGGCAGCACCAAGGGCGTGGCCAAGGTGTGGAAGTTCGGCACGCGCGCCGGTGAGCTCGCCACGATCCAGAACTCCGGCGGCGAGGAGACGGGCGCCGCCATCGACGTGGGCGAGGTGGACGGGCAGGCGGCCACGTTCAGGCGGTTACAGAACGGCGGGGTCGTCGTCTCCGGCGCGGCCGGCGACGAGCCGCTCGGGCCCATCTACCAGGGCCACCAGAAGATCGTCTACGCGCTCGCGCCCGCGCAGGTGGCGGGCAAGACGGTGGTGGTCAGCGGCGACGAGGCCGGGAAAATCCATGTATGGGACCCGAAGACGGGCAACGACTCCGGGCCCCAGCCCAAGGCGGCGGGCGGCGACCCGGTGTTCGGGGTCGCGACCGGCACGATGGACGGGCACCCCTTCGCGGTGATCGCGTCGGCCGACGACACCGCGCGGGTGTGGGACCTGGAGACCGGCGCCATGGGCGCGACCTTCCGCGGCCACGGCGACGACGTCTTCACCGTGGCGACCGCCTCGCTGGACGGCGCGCCGGTGGGCATCAGCGGCGGCGCCGACCGCCTGGTCCGCGTCTGGGACCTGCGCAGCGGCCAGGAGATCGCCTCGTTCTCCGGCCACACCGCCGAGGTCGCCGGCCTGGCGGTGGGCAGGGTGAAGGGCCGCGCGGTGGTCGCCTCGGGCGGGTTCGACGGGACGATCCGCGTCTGGGACCTGCGCAGCGGCGAGCAGCTCGGCGACCCGCTGAAGGTTCCGGGCGGGCGCGTCTACTCGGTGGCGGTCGCCGAGGACGCCGGGGAGACCTGGCTGGCCGCCGGCGACCGCGGCGGCACCATCACCGCCTGGAGCCTCGGCCCGGCCTCCCCCTAGGCCATCGGCTCATCCCGCCACCTCGAACAGCGCGTTGAGCTGCTGGTTGAGGCCGGTGAGCGAGGAGGCGGGGGCCTCGCCGAGGAAGAGGGCGTCCAGGGCGGGCCGCATCAGGGCGGTGATGTCGGCCGCGTTCGAGGTCACCGGCAGGGGGAACGTGGTGCCGTTCCTGATGTGGTCGGTGAAGGCCGAGACGTCCAGGTTCCGCTCGGTCCGGTTGTACTGGATGGCCAGCTCGGTGCCCGTGGGCCGGGCCGGGAACACCACGCCGGTCCGGCCGATGATGTTCTGGCACTCCTCCCCCGACAGGAATTTCACCCACTTCGCGGCGTTCTCCGGCTGCTTGGAGAACGTCGTGATGGAGTCGGCCAGGCCGTTGAACATGGAGGCCCGCTTCCCCGTCGGCCCGATCGGGGTCGGCGCCACGCCGATGTCGAGCTTGTTGCCGCTGGCGTCGGTGAGCTTGGTGAACGAGGAGATCGTCCACGAGCCGCTCAGGCCCATCGCGGCGAGGCCGGACTGGATCTGCGTGTCGGCGGTGATCGCGTTGTTGCCGCCGATCGCGGCGAAACTGGCCATGTAGCCCTTCCGGACCAGGCCGAAGTACCAGCTCAGGGTGTCCTGCACGACGGGGTCGTCCAGGTTGAAGCGGGTGCCCCAGGGGTTCTGGTCGGTGGGCTGCCAGCCGGCGCTGCCGGTGAAGGCCGACCACTGCGTCTGTCCCCAGTTGTCGCCGCCGCTGCCGTTCGCGGCCAGCCCGTACGTCTTGACCCGCGTCCTGTCGAAGCCCGGCTCGTCGCCGCGGACGCCGTTCTGGTCGATGGTCAGGCGTGCGATCGTCTTCTCGAAGGTGCCGCCGTCGCGCGGGTTCCAGGTCAGCTCGTCCAGGGTGGCGGGGTCGATGCCGGCGGCCCTGAGCGCGGCGGCGTCGTAGAAGATCGCGATGGTGTCCCAGTCCTTCGGGGCGCCGTAGCGCTTGCCGTCCTTGCCCTTCCACAGCTCGGCCAGGCCCTGCTGGTAGTCGGAGTCCTTGATGTCGCTGGTGGGGCCGAGGTCGTCGAGCGGGCGCAGCACCTGCAGGTCGACGAACTGGGGGAACTTCGCGAGCTGGTCGGTGAAGACGTCCGGGGCGGTGTCGGCGATGAAGCTGGCGGTCAGCTTGGACCAGTAGTCGTCCCAGCCGTACTGGGAGATGTGGATGCGCAGGCCGGGGTTCTGCTGCTGGAAGGCGTCCGCGCACTTCTGGTAGCCGGGCTGCTGGGCGGAGTCCCAGAGCCAGTATTCGATGGTGCCGGTGGCGCCGCCGCTGCCGCCCCCGCCGCAGGCGGTGGTCAGCAGGAGCGCGGTCAGGAGGAGTCGTCTGAGCATCACTTGATCCCGCTGAAGCCGATGGAGTTGACGATGCGGCGCGCGAAGAAGAGGAACAGCAGCAACATCGGCAGCGCCGCCACCAGCGTGGCCGCCATCAGGCCGGCCCAGTCGGGCCCCGCCTGCGGCTTCTGCGACTTGAACACGCCGAGGGCCACGGTGAGCACGCGCGAGTTGTCGGTGTAGCTG
This window encodes:
- a CDS encoding TetR family transcriptional regulator — encoded protein: MRADAMRNLERLLSTGARMLADDPSATISAIAAAAGVDRRTVYRRFASREDLMAAVYGARYDAVEEAVEAARLHEAPVAVALHRYVEGIIAVNRKWPVETSRMLREETLRERRRRLIEEVDVFLRRATDEGLLRADLPPGWVATVLPPLMEQAAENLSGLSAAQAADVVVDTLLRGAGA
- a CDS encoding alpha/beta fold hydrolase, with the translated sequence MIDRRTFGKVVGLATGATVASLAGLEQAASAARKAAPPSPAVATGPHPSFGSLKQVKAGLLNIGYAEAGPARGPVVICLHGWPYDIHSFVDVAPQLAARGYRVIVPYLRGHGTTRFLSAKTFRNAQQSAIALDILALMDALRIDQAVLAGFDWGSRTADIIAALWPERCKALVSVSGYLITNLEANLAPLPPKAEYAWWYQYYFATDRGRQAMEDRDKRNGLARLVWDTVSPTWDFDDATFERTAAAFDNPDYAAIVLHNYRWRLSLAAGERRYDAVERRLQARPHIKVPTITLDAELDPFTAAPGDGSAYREMFTGAYEHRTLKGIGHNLPQEAPTAFAQAVVDADRL
- a CDS encoding YciI family protein; translation: MKFALLLFDPENYWESVSEEEMGAALAEHAAFAQYLRERGIAFTGEALKPATEARSLRPSDRGPVSAPGPFVALSQDLAGYYLVECADLEEAEEIARHCPLGAGLEIRPVWEAPS
- a CDS encoding helix-turn-helix transcriptional regulator, with amino-acid sequence MSGAPRLGLRGRRSECQALDRLVAEAREGRSQVLVLRGEAGVGKSALVDYLMANATGCQTLRAAGVESEMELAFAGLHQLCLPMIGKLDRLPAPQREALAVAFGLSAGSVPDRFLVGLAVLSLLAEVAEKQPLVCVVDDAQWLDQVSAQTLAFVARRLLAERVALVFAVRTSTAGPGGDQLRGLPELAVRGLGYDDARALLDSVVPGRLDERVRDRIVAETRGNPLALLELPRGLTVAELAGGFGRPDARPLANKIEQSFVRRIEELPGATQRLLLVAAAEPVGDVSLLRRVAGRLGISADAAAAAESAGLIEFGTRARFRHPLVRSAAYRAADPEERQDVHRALAEATDPDSDPDRRAWHRAHAAVEPDEAVAGELERSAGRAQARGGLAAAAAFLKRATELTPDPARRGARAVAAAQATFEAGAPDVALELLSAAEMSPLGELHRGRLIRLRAQIVFARRRSGDAAPLLLDAAGRLERTDEGQAREAYLEAIGSAVFAGRLGEPGLLRRVAEAARTAPRGPRPPRLADALLDGLATRFADGYVAGAPLLRRALRAFRQDAGRRGDDIMRWLWLAWPAAGDMYDDETWHELAAHAVRTAREAGALYFLPLALTYRAAVHVHAGEFGAASTLIEESDALLRVTGNSHLGYASLLLHAWRGANAEVVGVVDAGAEWASTWKEGRAIGVRPYLNAVVYNGLGRFHDALAGAEEAYAFDDLGVFGFSLVELVEAGARAGAQEAAATALRQLEERTLASGTEWALGLLARSRALLSGGATADRLYREAIEHLRRSRVAVHLARTHLVYGEWLRHENRPAEAREHLQTAYELLNGFGARAFADRARRELLALGEPVRRQAAEEQHVLTAQEAQIARLAAGGKTNSEIGAELFISPRTVEWHLRKVFTKLDVDSRSKLRGMLTGS
- a CDS encoding glycosyltransferase family 2 protein; translation: MTIDVILPCLNEEAALGWVLGRMPDGYRPIVADNGSTDRSAQVARDHGAEVVHEPRRGFGAACHAGLLASSAELVCFMDADASLDPAQLPRVAAPVLGGRGDLVLGRRVPKAAGAWPPHARLGNAVLAANLRRRTGAPLHDLGPMRAARRSALLALELTDRRFGYPLEMVLRAAAAGWRIAEVEVDYLPRTGRSKVTGTVRGTLRAIADMRRVMSA
- a CDS encoding NAD-dependent epimerase/dehydratase family protein → MRVMVTGSAGFIGGHVTETLRAAGLDVIGLDLRHSADVRDASLDPRHGADMRDAGLDLRHSADARETGLERHCGDVRDAALLDTLLPGVGAVVHQAAKVGLGVDVADLPDYASVNVYGTAVLLAAMARHGIERLVLASSMVVYGEGRYACAIHGQVRPGPRAVHDLERGRFDPACPRCGEPLRCAEIEEDAPTDPRNAYATSKLAQEHLAANWARETGGRVAALRYHNVYGPRMPRDTPYAGVAAIFRSELAAGRAPKVFEDGRQLRDFVHVRDVARANLAALAAPVRPGELRAWNIASGTPRTVGEMARALAAERGGPSPLVTREYRLGDVRHIVASPGRAAAELGFRAEVGFEAGMREFAGS